TTTGAGATAAGGTATCAATCCCGCCTTAACTAAGCTGGATTTCCCAGTCCCAGAAGCCCCCAGCACTACAGTTAAAGGCTGCTTGTTGACAAATTCATACAACTGTTGTATTAATTTTTGTCTGCCAAAAAACAGAGAACTATGTTCTTCCTCAAAAGACTCCAAGCCACGATAGGGGTTTTTCGATTCATCTAGAGGTGGTGCAGGCGGTAAATTTAGTGCGTATCCAGGTGGAAGGAAAATATACTCGCCTTTATCATGCTTCTTCAGAGGCCAAATGCCAGGGGTTTGCCGTTGCCACCGCGATTCATGGACTAATTCTACTGCATCACGCAGATATAAATACAACTCTGTAGCCGTAATCACCCCATCGCCTGGAGGTTTACCATTCGTAGCCGGAGGATAACAATCCGCTTGTCCTTCTAGAGCCGCTAGTAATGCTGCGGCAAAGGGGGAATGGTTGCCCTCTCCACCTCGTTGGCTATGGAGTGAAAAGGCATCTAAGGCTTTTTGATCATAGGACGCGCTAGTGATTACTTGCCACGCAGGGTCAGAAATAAAGCGGTCATAACGTTCTTTATAGATTTTTTTCGCTGCTAAGATTTCTCTTTTGTTACTTGACCAGCGAAACGCCCCAGCAAAGCAGCAGTCCAGGATGCCCAGAAAATGACGACAAGGCAAATTATTCAAACAGTCGTGCAACTGAGTCATTGGTAGGTAAGTTTGAACATCTCCCAATTGGGCATCTTGGGGGATCAAATAACCTTTGGGGCCATCATCATCTCCATTGAGGGCAATACCATGACCAGCAAAGTACAATAGCAATCGGTCATCGGCGGTAACTTCTTCTGGCATGGTTTTCTCTAGCATCTCGTGGAGATTGTTCAGAGTGGTTGCTTCATCCAAATATTCCCACACTTGGTATCCATATTTTTCCCGTAACAATTCCACCAACTTGACGGCATCATTGACAGCATTTTGTAGAGGAGGAATGCCATTGGTGTAATTGTTAATTCCAATTACAAATGCCAAACTGCGAGAAAAATCTGGCATGGAGTAGCTCCTTGGTTAGTTGTTTTGGGGACAACGAAAAACAAATAATAGAACCTGCGATCAGCTATGCTAGGCAGAACGCTAGTGCTGACTTGTCAGTTCGCTAATTCATTCAAGAGACACACCTTAATCTATTTGTATTCATTTAAAACAAGTATTTAGAATATATACACCTAAATTTTGCAGAATTTGCTTAAAAAATTACTAAATTAGGGCTGAAATTAAAAGTATCAAATTTACTTATGAATTCTGAACGGGTGACTATCCGCAATCCTAACACCCTCGCCAACTTCTGAAACAAGCTGTTGGTAGAGAGAACCAGCACTTTCTAACCCCTGCAACAGCCTCAGCTTTAGCTTCTTTCAGCCTCCAACAGGCTGATTTAATGTTTGGGGAGTATCATGTGTGTCAACAACTTGTGTTTGTATGTCTATATTATTACTGGCTGACACAGAATCTAGATTCTAAGAGGTTAATGATGTTGTGTCACTCACTTGTTTTTGTAACTCTATATTATTACTGACTGACACCAACTCTCGATTTAACCATTTCTCAAAAATCACATTCCGCCCGTCATCAGGAGCAACAAACTTATAAACACACTCCCGTTTCCCTCTCGGCCCCAACCTTCCCATATAAGTCAACCGCAAATCGATTTTGTCGAGTAACTTCTGTGCGATCGCCACAGGAGTCAATTTCTCCGAAATAGTCACGTTCAAGTAATTCTTGATCAAATACCGATGCTTTAGCGCGATCGCCTTAAATTCTTGCATCACATCATCAGACCCCCGCAATCGCACCCCAGTCTTGAGCAACTGCAACAAATTGAGCTTTTCCAACAACAGCACAGAAGACAACATCTGCCCCTTGTTAAAGTCAGGTTTCCAAATAGCATTGTCTCCAGCCTCAGCCTGTGCCTTAGCCCTTTTGCTATCCCGACTGGCTAAAAACTCCCTCCCCACAGTCAAGTAATAGTGCAGCCGCAACTGCGGATACCAGCCGTCATCATCCTTTTCTACCAAGTCAGGCGTAACATCAACCTCATAACGTCGGGACAATTCACCCTTACGCTGCTGATACCGTTCTTCTTTCGTTTTAACGCGCTTCTCCTGCAATTTCTTGAGTTCCGCATCAGACACATCATCAGATTCAGAAACCCCCTGGCATTGACCAGAATATAATTCCTTGGAAGCTGCTTTCACCTCTTTAACAACTTCCTTGGTTTCGTCAGGGTCGGAATCATCCGCATCAATCACGGTATAGCCATCAGCCACCAACCCCTTCAGCACAAATTCCTGGTAACGGCGCATTTGGACGTTAATGACAGCACCACGCTTGCCCCAAGTCTGCAATGATTCGGGCTGGAAATTTTGGTCAATGAACGAGTAATCGTCGTTATCAGCCGCAGACAACAGAGCGATATTAGCCTGGGTTGCAATATCCTGACTCCGCAACAATCCACCCATAGAAGTTGAACCATTGCCCACAATCCCCATCCCGTATCGACTAACCCAGATGTGACGGTCAACAGTTTCCCTTAACCGTGCTAACATCTGCCGTACAGAATCCACAGGCTGCACTCCCTGGAATATCCCCCAAACCGAATCAAAATGACCTCGAATGTCGATAGACACGCCAGTTTCCAAGCTGGGCGAAGCAATCACCAAATCATACTGTGTCAGAATTTGGTTGAGATGGGCAATACACTCAAAAGCTGGGTGTTTTGGGTCTAAAACTGAATGACTGTCAATTCTCAGAACCCGTAAATGAGGAAATTTCTGTTTAAACCGTTGTTCTAAGGCTTGAGTACCCCATTTTGACTTTGCTTTTTGGGCAGAACAGCATAATAAATGATGTCCACCTTTCTCAATAGCCCGATCTAACGCCGCAATCCAATTCTTGGGATTGCTGCCGGAATAGTTGTAGCACTTGCCAGATACCGGCTGATAATTATTTACGATCACAAACGGGTTAACTCGATATTCTCCTGCCAGAGACAAAATGTATTTGACATCGGTATCTGAGGCATCGGCAGAAGACAGATAGATTTTACCGTGTTCGCTACCCAAAACATTCTGTACCAGTTGCTTGAAATTTCGCAGTATCGCTACCCGCCGCTTGGCCACATCTGTTGTAGAGTGGAGCAAATGCCAGAACACTTGATCGCATTCATCAATAATAATGACATCGTTTGACCAGTCGTTGGGGTTGAAATGGGCTTGACTATCT
This DNA window, taken from Aulosira sp. FACHB-615, encodes the following:
- a CDS encoding plasmid replication protein, CyRepA1 family, translating into AIAISGVNAGYRTPKDDSITATGKPSLIPDLKHFATTNRQVNICFDNDTKPETVQRVRTAISRMGRLLINEGCQLRVIDLAGSQKGVDDFVVAHGEAAFHSLYNTAETLELWEIKLFTLLTYPPAIALNQRFLCGLIAPEGEKLIVLKAPKGTGKTEWLSSEVAKAHDQGRKVLIITHRIQLGEALSDRFGVDYVSEIHTSDTGGLLGYGVCVDSLHKDSQAHFNPNDWSNDVIIIDECDQVFWHLLHSTTDVAKRRVAILRNFKQLVQNVLGSEHGKIYLSSADASDTDVKYILSLAGEYRVNPFVIVNNYQPVSGKCYNYSGSNPKNWIAALDRAIEKGGHHLLCCSAQKAKSKWGTQALEQRFKQKFPHLRVLRIDSHSVLDPKHPAFECIAHLNQILTQYDLVIASPSLETGVSIDIRGHFDSVWGIFQGVQPVDSVRQMLARLRETVDRHIWVSRYGMGIVGNGSTSMGGLLRSQDIATQANIALLSAADNDDYSFIDQNFQPESLQTWGKRGAVINVQMRRYQEFVLKGLVADGYTVIDADDSDPDETKEVVKEVKAASKELYSGQCQGVSESDDVSDAELKKLQEKRVKTKEERYQQRKGELSRRYEVDVTPDLVEKDDDGWYPQLRLHYYLTVGREFLASRDSKRAKAQAEAGDNAIWKPDFNKGQMLSSVLLLEKLNLLQLLKTGVRLRGSDDVMQEFKAIALKHRYLIKNYLNVTISEKLTPVAIAQKLLDKIDLRLTYMGRLGPRGKRECVYKFVAPDDGRNVIFEKWLNRELVSVSNNIELQKQVSDTTSLTS